The region GGTGCGAACGTCTTCCTGGCCTCTGCGGAGCTGGCGGCGGTTGCGGCGCTGATTGGCAAACTGCCAACGCCGGAAGAGTACCAGACCTTTGTGGCTCAGGTGGATAAGACGGCGGTGGATACCTATCGCTATCTGAACTTCGACCAGCTTTCGCAGTACACCGAGAAGGCCGACGGGGTTATCTTCCAGACGGCGGTATAAACAGCAAAACCGTCTCTACGAGACGGTTTTTAGTGTTTGCACCCTCTCCTGTGGGAGAGGGACGGGGTGAGGGCATCAGGCCGCAGGGTCTTGCTCTCACCTTTTTATTTTCATTCCTCCCACTTCTCCCGCTTTTTTTCTTCCTCGCTGCTGCGATAATTACCGTAATGGCTTTGCAGAGGAAAACACTATGGATTACGAATTTCTGCGCGACATCACCGGAGTGGTGAAAGTGCGTATGTCGATGGGCCACGAAGCCGTTGGACACTGGTTTAACGAAGAGGTGAAAGAAAATCTTGCACTTCTTGATGAAGTTGAACAGGCGGCAAATACGGTGAAAGGCAGTGAACGATCCTGGCAGCGCGCCGGGCATGAATATACGCTGTGGATGGACGGTGAAGAGGTCATGGTGCGTGCCAACCAGCTCGAGTTTTCAGGTGATGAGATGGAAGAGGGGATGAGCTACTACGACGAAGAGAGCCTGTCGATGTGCGGCGTAGAAGATTTCCTTCAGGTGGTAAATGCCTACCGCGACTTTATGAAACAGAAATAAAAGACCGGAGCATCCCTGCTCCGGCTTGCTCTTACACGGCCGGAATATTGCGGCCGTAGTAAATCTCGCGCATCTCTTTCCAGAGCAGGTCAGTAATCGCCTTACGCTCTTCTTCGCTCAAATCTTCCGGCTTCGTGTGGAACATGTAGTGCTTAAGGTCAAATTCCTTAAGTAACATCTTGGTATGGAAGATGTTTTCCTGATACACGTTCACGTCCATCATGTCGTACAGCGATTTCATGTCCTCGGACATAAAGTTCTGGATGGAGTTGATCTCGTGGTCGATGAAGTGCTTCATGCCGTTGACGTCACGGGTAAAACCACGCACGCGGTAATCAATGGTGACGATGTCCGATTCCAGCTGGTGGATTAAATAGTTCAGCGCGTTCAGCGGTGAAATCACGCCGCAGGTCGAGACTTCAATATCGGCGCGGAACGTGCACAGCCCGCCTTCCGGGTGACTCTCCGGGTAGGTGTGCACGCAGATATGGCTTTTATCCAGGTGGGCCACGACCACTTCCGGCAGCGGGCCCGGATGTTCCGTTTTGTCGAT is a window of Enterobacter cloacae complex sp. ECNIH7 DNA encoding:
- the yacL gene encoding protein YacL — encoded protein: MDYEFLRDITGVVKVRMSMGHEAVGHWFNEEVKENLALLDEVEQAANTVKGSERSWQRAGHEYTLWMDGEEVMVRANQLEFSGDEMEEGMSYYDEESLSMCGVEDFLQVVNAYRDFMKQK
- the speD gene encoding adenosylmethionine decarboxylase, whose amino-acid sequence is MKKLKLHGFNNLTKSLSFCIYDICYAKTAEERDGYIAYIDELYNANRLTEILSETCSIIGANILNIARQDYEPQGASVTILVSEEPVDPKLIDKTEHPGPLPEVVVAHLDKSHICVHTYPESHPEGGLCTFRADIEVSTCGVISPLNALNYLIHQLESDIVTIDYRVRGFTRDVNGMKHFIDHEINSIQNFMSEDMKSLYDMMDVNVYQENIFHTKMLLKEFDLKHYMFHTKPEDLSEEERKAITDLLWKEMREIYYGRNIPAV